The stretch of DNA AGGATATCCCGCCCAGTCTGAATCATAGTAAGCAAGCAGTATACAGTCACTCTCCTTGGAAATGTGTACATCATAGGAAGTAGTGGAACGGAGATAGTGAAGAAGCCGTTTAAGAGCAACCCAATATGACATAAATGGTTAATGCATAGCTTGTGACAACTTGCTGTCAGCAGAGGAGTCAAAAACAATAATAAATGTCATGCCTGAAGAAACACCTTTGCAATTATCCATAGCAACCTCATGCATAGTATACTTCTGTTGAGAGAGCAAGAGACTAGCAGAGGAATGAATTACCTAAATACCAAGAAAGTAATGAAGAGGTCCTAAAATATAATGAACACCTCGTTGGTGGTTACCAGTCACTAAAATATTATCAACATAGACCAAAATGTACACAGTGAATCCATATTTATGTAAAATGAAGAGCGCGGAATCAGATCGGGATTTAACAAAACCCAAAGTAAGCAGAACTTTTTTGAGTTCAGTACAACAAAAACGGGGAGCTTGCTTGAGGCTGTAAATTGCCTTATGAAGACGACATACATGGGTAGGATTCtcggaactttcaaatcccggtGGTTGCTGCATATAGACTTCTTCATCAAGACTACCCTGCAAGAAGGCATTGTTAGCATCCAGCTGATGAACATGCCAATAAAGTTGAGTGGCTATAGCTAGGACAGGACGGACAGTAGCAGGCTTGACTGGACTGAAGGTGGAATGGTAATCAAGTCCGGGACGCTGAGTAAATCCCTTAGCAACCAAACGAGCCTTATACCTGTCAACAGAACCGTCTGGTTTATACTTAATACGGAATAGCCATTTACAATCCACCACATTTTTGGTAGAGTCACATGAAACCAAATCCCAAGTCTGGTCTCAAACAAGAGCATCAATTCAGCTTGCATTATTGAATTCTAGTGGAGAATTAGCTTGGCTTGCTTATGGGTCGTGGGAATTTTTTGAGATGAAGTAGTGGTTGTGAGAAATTTACTAGGTTTAAGACTATTATTCTGTGATCAGGTGATCATTAAGTGCACTTTGGTGGCTGGCTTGTTTGGTTGGGGTTGGGTTGGTAGGTCAGACTAAATAGGAGGAGAGGATTCTGGTCGAGGTGGGGAAGAAGCCAGTTGCAGTTGATGTAGTGCCGAAGTAGATGTAGAGTGGGACAGACTTGGATTTTGGCTAGGAGTGGATGGTCTTTCTCGTCTTTGATATGTGATCAGTGACCGTGATGGCAAAACTTCAGGTGTCaagattgaaggaggagaagtAGTTCTCGGCTGTTGTGGAGCTTGTTTGGAAGGTGGAGAAATAAGAGTCAAAATATGAGGAGAATTAATATTACCTGATTGTTAAGAGACACCATCAGAAGCGGATGAGACAGATTGTGGGCGTTGAGGGACCGTGGGCAATGTAGTCATCGAGGGTGGGAGTTGATAAGAGGAATTTTAAGTTGAATTTTTATCCTCTTTGGCTGGTTGTTCAATAGAAATATTATCCCGAGATACATTATCCTTACTTCTAAAAgctgaaaaaatattttgaaaggaGAAATTATTTTCTAGAAAAATTACATCCctggatatatatatattttggaatTAACTGATCAAAACACCGATggctataaaatttattagaaaatCCTAAATAAACACATGTTGTAGATTGAGGTTGTAGTTTTTTTATTGGATTAAGGTTTGAATCATGTgtatcataagcacccaaagactTTGATGGAATTATGATTAGGCACTGTCTAGAATAGGATTTCAAAAGAtgatttattttgtaaatttagTGTAGGCATCTTATTATTCAAATAAACTGCTTGATGACATGCATAACTCCAAAAAATTGAAGGTAAGGATTTTTGGTGTAACAAGGTGCGCGCCATCTCAATGACATGCCGATGTCGGTGTTCAACTAAGGTGACCCGGGGTGTGTATGGGGGCGACACTAAGTGTTCAATTCCATGTGTTTTTAGATAGGAATCTAATTTTTGAAACTCACCACCACCATTAGTGTACaagaataatatttttgtgttAAAATGTCTTTCAAGCAGGGGATGTAAGGTTTGAAAGATTTTCAAAACTTCTGTTTCAGCTTTGAGCATGAACAACCACATATATTTTGAAACTTGATCAACCAATAAAACATAGTATTAATTTTTGTCAATTGATAATACCGGAGATGGTCCCCACAAATCACTATAAATTAAATGTAATTTCTTGTCACTATGCAAAGAAGTTTTTGAGAAAGGAATCTTGGTGGCTTTTATTGGAATAACATGAATTACAAATAATACTAGTTTTTGAATCAGAAATTGGAATGCAAAAATCAAGTAGAAATTTATTCAGAGCGCGATGATTAGGGTGGCCTAATCGTCGATGCCACGGGTGGTACGGGACAACAACATTGCATTTGGGAGGACCTTCAACATCTCCCGGTGGCCACTCATACATCCCATTTCTAGTCCATCCACGAAACAATGGCGCCCCCGTAGTTAGATCATTCACAAagtaaaaacaaaaaaagaattcAATAGAGATGTTATTGTCTTGTCAAAACTTAGAAACATGGAGTACATTGTTTTTAATGGCCGGAGAATAGAGAAATTTTGGAGAtgtaatttgtgatttgatgCATTAATATTCACATTACCGGTATGAGAGTTTGGAATGATATTACCATTGCCCATGACTATAACATATGAACCATGGTAGTCTTGCATAGTGGCTAAACTCTGAGTGTCCGAGGCAACATGATGTGTTGCATCACTGTCAACGATCTACGTAGCTGGCTGATTTTAGAAGGGCACAACTTAATTAGCGTGAGCTTCAAACTGATTGTGAGACCGTGTCCGACGTAAACGAGCAGTATGTCCTCTACCATCTCAAAGTTGGCAGTAAATATTATTGTTGGAAGGCTGTTGTTTGTTGATTGTTGCGCCTGGGCTACTGATTGTTACGCCATGATTTATTGCTACTTTGTTGATTAAGATTATTGTTGTCGGGCGCATGTGATCGCCGATTATTATTCGATCCATGACATGTAGGAGTTGAAGTAGTCTCTTGAGCAATATTGATAGTTATTggtagtgttttaaaaggcgtgagaGTAAGCTGAGGTGTTTTACATATGCGTCAGCGGCGCttaagccccgaggcacggggtgtaagccccataggtatttaatttttaatattttataaaataatataatgacagttaatatttataaacaggtaaaattgcataaaaattgaagaaaactatatatatgtgtgctctaTCCCTACAAAAAAActatcaaaataatctattatacgttacttacaagcacaagtaatttgagtctaaaaaaataaagttttctatatggaggaacaaaaaggatgattaacctgcaatttaaattttaaatttgctgctatgaagaaaaatgtagttctctttgtatttgtaaaaaaaaaaaatattcgttgctttttgGAGATATTAGCatactagcggacaagataaaaaattagaaaaaccatgaattagggtttaaatcaataaaaaggtttttacttttaaatttaatacttttgagttcctttttaaaccttttgactaattaccaaactgatttttgagaatttgggtattatatgaaggactaattcaacaaattttgttttgatttggaaaagtctctggggcttactaCTTACTAAAAAAACttgccccgaacgcccgggcatacgccccgaacgcccgggcgtacgccccgaatGCCCGGACGTACGCCCTAAATTGCGGGgcatacgcctcttgagactttcgccccacaccatcgccccggggttTTTTTGGTACGCCTCACCCCGGGGTtcgccccagaaacgccttttaaaacatagGGTATTGGAGCATAAGGAGTCTTTCTGGCTTTCCTCATGCTAAATAAAAAGCTCATGATCAAGGAGATTTTCATATAATTCTTTGTATGAGATTGTTGAATCTCGAGCTCGGATAACAGCGGAAAGGTCTCGAAATTCAAATCCAAATCTAGTAAGAATCTTGACAATCAATTCTTCATTGGAAACGAGGGATCCAACAGTGGCAAGTTCACCACATAGTAAGCGAACTTGATGAAGATAATCTGCAATAGGGCGAGAGTCCTTAGAAAGGTGGGCTAGACGGTCTCGAAGACTAAAGATACAAGTTTGGGACTTGTTTGCATAAGCAGTATGCAAGACATCCCAAGCCATTTTGGCATTGGCGACAGAAGCAATTGTACTAGAAATTGTTGAGCCTACAGATGTCAAGACATCATTTTGTATGAGATGATCTTATTGAAACCAAGCAACAAAATCAAGATTGGGCACTTCTTGGTTATTTGCAGAGATAGTCTGAGAGGGGGTTGGTTTCGATCCATCAAGGTGAGCAAAGAGATTGCGCCTACACATAAGCATGGGCACTTGAGCCTTCCATGGGGAAAAGCTATGGCTACCAGTAAGTTTGATGGGAAGTTAAGCAATGGGATTGAactatacctgttaatcgggtcgggctgacccgtttacaacCTGATTCAGCTCGGTACTGTAGCGTGGGGGGCGGGTTGGGCGAGGAACGGGTTTCAAACGAACAGTTTTTTGATATcggtgcaccggaacccgctaagcccgttaacccgttaacgggCTACAACCCGGTTCAGCCTGATTTTTAACATTAatgttttttcttattttttaccGTTGCCAATGGTCAAATTCAAATATGACCGTTGGCCAACGACCCTTCTTGCATAaatggccatttcggcctaccccttaagaaaatagcccccacacccctagtatttgataaattataattttaaccttttaaaaactataaatagcccccttcttctttatatttccacacaattcactctcttactactctaattctctcttgatattattgattattgttcttaaattctcaattacttattatttcaagtttcatcaaatatttagtttagccattataaaattattattatcaaatatcaagtattcaagtgaagtgtggtatcaagtatcgatctatcaattgaagtttggtttttgatatcaaatttagtgagGCATGCGGAATCCCGGTACACTCGTtctatatctttctcttctttggtgtacatttattttattatttacaattattaattttatttacataatgtatatatttagagcagccaaaaaagcatgcactagtagaggtggtagtaagaaagctttcaaaagatcaagaggtggtgcttgttcttctagtagctttacatatatttctgaaagttcacgtgaaaatttaaatgtagattatgaaagacttcaagaaaattatggtatagatgatgatttagatgataatttagatgatattccaTTTCCATCACCTTataatcttgaaacaccaccagcTACACCTGCTAATGCtagtcaaacttaaaaaattagGGGTGGAAGTCGTGGTAATACAAGTAGGcctcccctccctattaagaagaatcggagattaagaagtaagtgttggaatttttttgacAGACTCGAAGAAGATAACAATTatgtaagatgtagaatttgtaaagatatttATAAACATAAGACCGGTAAGGGGGGGAGAATGGGTCAACTTTGTAGCCACATGGTAGACAACTACGCTCTTGATTGGGGAGTAGATGAGGAAGATGGGCAAAAAAAACTTAATCCGGGTACTGGAGGGTTAATGGATAAATACGATATTaagaaagatcgggaagaattagctaaaatgattgttttaggttgtttacattttagttttgctgcttcaccatatcttgttacttatattcaaagaatttataaccatttgtttaaaggtattcctagaagtacttgtagagctgatatctttaggctttttggacaatatcagacatatatacgttatttgttcgccagtctttcttgtagaatttctcttacttctgatattggtcgtgctgtaaatgataatgattatttgactgttacatgccattggatagatggtaatttttgtatgcaaaaacgtattattgcttttaaatatgatgaagatcaaaatcatactggtgcatttataagtaatactatccatgaagttgttatattttataatcttgcagaaaaagttttgtgtgtgtcatttgataatgcttctaacaacaatgctgctattacaatattaaaattgcatctacacccaccacttcctaaaatatttcatgttagatgtgcatgtcatatttataatttgattgtgaagagtggccttgaattatttagagatgatatcactttagttagaagagttgttggtgtaattcaagaaaataatagaagtgcaagattaaatgcatttaaagaaattctagtgtgcttcagagattggataagatcagaaccaCGAAATCAAGGGtgtgacgaggtagatgaagcggaggaccaagaaattggaaatataatggtttatggttctgattcaaccaatgccggaaaccaagaacctcatgttgacatggatgaacttacaaaaatgatgcaaagcatgtgatgtactatttcttttctttttttataattgttgtaaacttttaatttgcaagttcaaaaataacaaaatcaaaaaagaacttgcaacttaatttgaagtattatatattattcaataaaaatatcaaatgaaagtcttcggagcttgatccttacatattgcctatttttcttattaaataattttttgtagccacttactttcaaatttcaattttaaaattataaatttcaattttaaaattttaaacttcaaagtttaattctaagccttaaaagtttgcaaacacttaagtatcaataacattgaataagaaaaataaaatttacttttaaaaaaaaaatccatgGCCCGCTAACAACCCGCTAAGCCCGAACCTGGACGgacaaaaaaaatccaaaaaagtaCAGCCCGCAACGTTAAACGAATGGGCTGATTTTTTTTGTGTCTAACCCGCCTGTTAAACACCCATAGATTGAACTAGACAGTAGTCTTTGAATCGGAGGTGTTATCGGCATTGACAACGATTGAAGAACTTGGAGCCATTTGTGCATGCGGTGGGTGGGTTAGAAAAATTAGGATCAAGCTCGTTGAAGCAGTAGACTCTTGATACCATAAAGAGTGATAAAGGTAGAAGAAAAACGTGTGTTGTATTGATTATAGGGTTGACTTTATATAGCCAAGCGTAATACATAAAAGCTGTGAAAAATGTTATAAATTAGAGAGAATTCTAGGATACAGAGAAACCTATGCGAATAAGAATTCTAACAAAAGTAATCTGATAAGCACTAAACTTctccttttttttaaaattccagGTGAAGTTTAAAATTGGATAAGTTAGTGCAAAATCCTCAAATACTTAGTTCCTTTTAGAAAGTCAATATTGATGTATTTTCTCCCAAAAACTTGTTAGTACTCAGAGGAaactaacaataataataataatatacccGATATAATCTCATAAATAGAGTTTGTAAGGGTATTacgtacgtagaccttacccgtGAATAAGACCTTACCCTGGGAGTAAACTAATACTCCATATACTCCATAAAAATGACAAAACTgaagataaaagaaaatttaaaaagaaaagaaaaacaagagaGAGACAAGTAGCATAAACCGAACTCTCAGCTCCACAAATTTACTTGCAATGGCAACACTACTCTCTCACTCCTCACTCTATCCCCTCCTTTCTCTCTCCTCTTCTTGTTTTTCTTCAACAATTCGTTCATCTCTATGCCCTTTCACTTGCTgtccttcttcattttctttcccaACTCAGTTCTCAACAAATCCTGAAATCCCAGTATTGTCATCATGTTATTCCCAAATTCAGCAACTATTCCCATTCACAATAAAGCATCATAACCCCATTTTGCTCTTCGTTGGTGTTGACTCACCCCCTTTGGATACCCAAACATTTCTTGCCACTTTCAGTGTTTTAGGTGCCATTGCTCTCTCCCTCTTTCTTGGTCTCAAGGTATACAATTTTTTCTCTGTTTTCTTTCAGTGGGTTTCATAAAGTTTCCTTTTTATTGCATCTCTTTTCTTCTGGAGGTCATAAAGTTCCCCTTTTGATCACTTTATCAAGCTATCTTAGGTTTTTTTAAAGTTGGGTTTTTATTAATATTTGCAGGGAGATCCAATTCCTTGTGATAGGTGTGCTGGAAATGGTGAGTCTTTTAACTTATGCTGTTTGCAATTTTACCCCTTTTTTACACTACTTTAGTTGTACTAATTCTGCTAATGACATGGTTACCACTTACCAAGAATAATGATTTCTTTAAATCTCTAACACAGAATTCTAACTTCAGCCTTGACACTTCAAACACCAACAGTAATGGGAATATATTAGGATTTAATGAAGTAATGAAACTCAAAGAAGCTATTATTATACCAATTTCTTTTAGTAATTATGGTGTTTAGTGGAACTATAAACGATGTCATATATATAATTCCTCATGTAGAATGATGTAATTGACCTAAGAGGAAACTATCTGTACAAGCCAAGTCCAACTGTTTAATTAAGAATCTGTGAGGGATCCAAAGTTGTAAGATACCTCCATTCATAACTATTAGTACTAAATAGAGCAGTTTAGGTACTTGTATTGTATTGTAAAATCATGTAAGAGTTGTAATCACGATCAAAACTAGATAAATGACAACTGATTGATATGGTAAAGCTTTACAGGATTGTTCGATAAGCTACAGCTTCCTCCAATAGCCATTTAAACGCTGCATCAATAACTAGTAAGATGTTCATATATGCTATGTTAGGTCCtgctttattgatttatgcaGGCAACTATTTTCCGGAATATACATAACTCTAAACAAGTGGATTGGTAATTTCTTTGCCTTCATAATCAAGTAGAAGGGTATGTTTCCG from Nicotiana tomentosiformis chromosome 11, ASM39032v3, whole genome shotgun sequence encodes:
- the LOC104118225 gene encoding protein SPA, chloroplastic, whose product is MATLLSHSSLYPLLSLSSSCFSSTIRSSLCPFTCCPSSFSFPTQFSTNPEIPVLSSCYSQIQQLFPFTIKHHNPILLFVGVDSPPLDTQTFLATFSVLGAIALSLFLGLKGDPIPCDRCAGNGGTKCVFCNDGKMTTEKGLVDCKVCKGAGLVFCKKCAGSGYSKRL